The Camelus dromedarius isolate mCamDro1 chromosome 31, mCamDro1.pat, whole genome shotgun sequence DNA segment AAATAGCATCATTTTCTGTTCAATATTGACTCAGGAGCAAATGCCTCATAGGACTCCCACCCTTGGCTCCAGGCTGTCATCTTACCTTCTTAATTAACCTCTGCTAAGCTTAGCACTGCTCTGCCTGCCCACCCCGGCCCTGTCCTTTTTCAAGGCTTAGGATtaaggccacctcctccagggaatCCTCTAAGGAAAGCACCCAGTCCCATGGCCCCAAGGGGAATTCTCAAATGATCCCCCCGGTAACACATAGTGGTTACTTCCTGAAAAAGCACTTCGCAAGCATTGTTTCATCTTCACAACAGTTTCTGTCATTAATTTGTTTGATTTTATAGAAGGGAAAGGTGAGGCAGAAAGTGCAGTCCTTCCTATTAATGACAAACTCGTCTAACCCAGTATTTATTCTAGCTGCACATAAGGTCGCCTGatgatttcccagcctcccctgcagtaggtgtggccatgtgaccaaGTTCTGGTCAATAAGCGGTAAGTGGAAGTATTATGTGTCTTTAACGGGAGTGGGCATGTTTTCTGTCCTGATGTTCTTCTTCCTGGCAGATGGATTGTGGGTGTGATAGCTGGCACTTCAGCGGCTATTTTAGGCCATAAGTCTACATGATAAGGATGATGGTGAACACACTCAAGGATCCTGAGCTCCTAGCTTCATGGAGTTGCCCCGGGACTGCCTacctctaaaattttttttacgcAAGAGAGGAAATAAAGTTCAATTTTGTTTAAGCCATTGCTGTTTTGGGCTCTTACATAATGTGGCCAAACCTCATCCTGAACACCATCTGTCAAAGGTTTGGAGCTGGGATAGGAGCTCCTTGGGAGCAGAAGCTGTTTATTCACGACTCTCTCCCCAGGATCAGCCAGTGTCTTGCACAGACTGGGGATTCAGCCAACGGTTGGTGAATTAATGAGGTGTGTAAAACTCTGCCCCAGAGGAATCCAATAAATGATTACTATTAGACTTGTCATTTGAGGAAGCGTGATGTTCATGCTACAGAGTCACAAAGACTCGGGTTCAGTCCTGGTCATAGCACTCatgggctgtgtgactttgggcaagtgaccaaagcctcagtttcctcacctgtaaaatggggccagcATCAGGGTCTACCTCGCAGTCAGCACCAAAGAGGGGAGCTCTTGGGCGGCAGGCCTGGCTGCTTACCTGGTAATCCGTGGCAGAGTGACAAGCCGGCCAGCCTTGGTGGAAGCGTAGAAGCTCTCAGCTCCGATGGTTTCCATGGTGATGATGGGCACGTCCCCCCAGCCCACCTCCAGCAGTCCCTGGGCCACTCCACACAGCAGGCCTCCACCTCCCACCGCCAGCACGATAGCCCCCGGCTTTTCCTTCATCGTCTCCTTCAACTCCTTCACAATGGAAGAGTGGCCTTCCCTGGAGAGTGGTGGGAGGCAGGTCAGGgctgggcttcctggaggcaCTCTGGTTCAGGCTCCACGCGGGCTCCCAGGGGCCCCGAGGGATTAAGCTCCAGCTACCCCCAGCCGCCCCCGGCCCGTTCACACCCTTCACTGGCTTCCTTCCTCATCTCGTGTCCTCACTGCCCAGGTCAACTGCGTTCTCTGAAATCTCTGCCTCGGCGTCTGCTTCTGGGGTCCCGGTCACACACACTTGTGTATCTGAGCCCACGCGTTCACTTGTGGCCATGGCCATGGACCATGGGCTTGGGTGCACGGGTGTGGGTACCAGCTGCATGTCCgtgtgtgtgcttctgtgtgaTGGTATGTACACACACGTGTACCCCGCTGTGTGTGATGGGGTGCATCATGGCAGATGTCCACTCAGTGGTGTAGTGGGGTGACCACGACCCACCCTGGGTGACCCTGGGCTCCACGTACCAGATGAGGGGGTCGTCAAAGGGAGGGACATAGACCCAGCCTTGGTTGTTCCTCACCAGGTCCTTGGCCAGCTTGATAGCTTCATCCAGTGTCTGCAAAATcacaggggaggcaggagggatgaAGGGCTGGGGGACCTAGCCCTGCTACCAGGTGCCCTCTGTGCCCTCCTGCCCCAAGTTGGCACTCACCTCACCCACCACCTTGACTGCGGCGCCCTCATTATTGAGCCGCTGGATGGTGAGGGCAGGCGTGGTGCTGGGCACGACAATGGTGGCTGGGATGTTCAGCTTCCTGGCCGCGTAGGCGGCTGCCATCCCTGCATTGCCCGCTGccggggtgggtggtggtggaaAGTTAGCATGGGGCTGCTCACCCCCAACCTCAAGGCTCTGAACCCTCCCTGGGTAACTGCTGGCCTCCCCCTGGAATTCCAGATTGGGACTTCTGCGGATGTTTGCAACAGCTCATTGCTGGGAAAACCAGGGCCCAGAGAAGTGGAGCACCTGGCCCTGGGACACACAGCAGAGGACAGGAGGAGGCACGCAGGCCGCTTACCTGAGGAGCAGACGAAATGTTCACAGCCTCGCTCGGCCCACTGTGGAGACAAAGCAGGGGGGCATTGGGCACGGCTCTTCCCTCTTACTTGGCTTACTTCCCAATGATTTCAGCATATACTGACCTCTCCCTCCATCACGGGGAATTTGTGCCACCCTAGCCTCTCAGATGACACCATCCCCCACAAAGAGACTGGCTCAGGGAAGGGTGACGGGGAGGCAGGCAACTGATGGTCCTGGGATCAGTCTACCAGGGGACCCTCTGGACGGGCACCCCTTAAGCAGGGGAGGCGCTAATGGTGGATGCTCAGGCATTGTGGGGAGTCAGCAGGGGCCAGCCTGCAAGTCCTTGGGTTTTACAAGGCACTGGCCGTTTCCTGTCGAGAAGGAGGAACTGCCACCCTCGCCCAGATGATACAGAGCCTGTCCTGTACCGTCTTGCAGAGGTGTCCGATGCCTCGGATCTTGAAGGAGCCGGAAGGTTGGGAACTGTCTATCTTGAGGTAGACGGTGGTGCCGGCAACTTTGGACAGGGTCATGCTGTCACGGAGGGGGCTTTTTACATGGAGGGGTTCTCCTGATGCCATTGctgtgagaaaggaagaaaacccaGAGGGTCAGGGGAGCTGGCCCTGGTGCCAGCTGCTGCCATTCAGCAGGCAGTGTGGCTAGGAGGGACCCTGTCCCTCACTTCCCAGGAGGCCGTGGACGGGACCCAGATTATAGTGTCCTGGAAACCTGAGCTCAAATCTCAACTCCGCCACCTGCTCACCACGTGATGTCAGACCAACATGCTCCCTCAGCCTCAGCtgccacatctgtaaaatgggcataagggtcatctcccccaacccccacccccaccccataaacacacacacacaccatgctgGGAGGCTGTGAACATCAGAAACAACGTTCAGACCTTGTAGTTTTGGAAGAGCCCACTGTGGAAATTAATTTGCAGGTGCTGATTCAGAATGAGATGCAAGATGGTTAAGTGGCTGAAACAGGGGCGGGATATCAGATATAGTCTTCGCGAAAAATGCAGggacgcacgcacacacatgcaatCCGCATGCTTCCGTGTGCGCAGAACATCTCAGGAAACACACACAAGAATCCGGGCAGGGTAGGGGGGCCTCTGGGGAGAACTGGCACTCAGCATCCCCTTCTGTACTGTTTGAATGTTTGCCATGTGCATATCCATtacttatttaaatacattttttaattgaagtatagtcggtttacagtgctgtgttaatttctggtgtacagcacagtgattcagttatacacatatatatttattccttttcatattctttttcagtataggctattataagatattgaatatagttccctgggctatacagtagggccctgttgtttatctgttttatatatagtagtatgtatctgcaaatcccaaactcccaatttatccctccccatccccttccccacctggcaaccacagtttctttctccttctggcctacttcacttagtatgacaatctccaggtccatccatgtggctgcaaatggcattattttattctttttttatgactgagtagtattccaccatGTTTTTTGTATCTAACCTTTGGAAAGCCTGTACCCAGTTAGGGGaagctttttattattgttatttttaataattatgagTATATTATTTAACAATCACTTCTCAGTTGAttatcatgtgccaggcagttttaagttttacagatattaactcatttaattcttttgaCAGTCCCAGGAGATGCCATTATTAGCTTGTCTTCCTGTTGAGGAAACAGGCTCTGGGTGTGTTTTCAGGTTGACCCCTGGGAGCGATTCCCACCCCACATGCACCTCCTACCATGTGACAGTGATGGTTTTCTAGGTGGGAAGGGGGGTCTGTGCTTTCTCCCCTTGAACTTGGGGGAAGTAGAGCCCTGTGGTTGCAGTAGAAGTGACACTATGTGACCTCTAAGCAGTGTGTGCTGGGCAATGTTTAACAACGGCCTCTCCAAAGGGAAAGGAAGCCCTGATTTCCAGTGTGGGCGCTCCCCTTCTGTATATACCCTGACCAAGGCCAATTTCAAGCCATCAATAGGATGTCGCTGAACAaggggctgggaagaggtggACACACTCCACTCCTGAGAGCCTGTGTGCACCAGACCGAGGGCAGTAGCAAGTCTCCCAAGGCTGGGTCCTAAAAGGTGACCTAGCCTCCCCATCTGCTCTCTCTCCGGAAGCTCCCTGTCTGAACCCGGCCGCCTTGATGGGAGGGAGCCCAGGCTGCGTGCGGAGGCCACAGGTAGGTGCCCCGAATGCAGCTCCAGCTGAGACCCCTGATGCTGGCCGGACATGGGACCCAGCTTAGGGATGGCTCAAGCCCAGCCACTGTCCTCACACTGCAGCCCCCAAGGGAGGACTGCTGGGCTGAGTCGAATCAAGGCCCAGAGTCATTCACAGATAGTGAATGTTTGCTGTTGTTTTCCGTCACTCGGCAGCTTGTCACACGGCAGGACTGGAGTACTgacgtgacttgcccaaggtcacactgctagtGAGCTGGGGAGGTGGGATTTGAGCTCAGGCAGTCAGTCTaggcccagagcccaggctctctccagggcACATGGGTGTGACTCAGGCCCTCTGGTCAGCACGTCTGTCTGGACTCCGGGTGACTGTGAGGATGAAGTGGCCCAGACTCCGGCCACAGCCCTGCATACTCAGGCCAGCTTCCCATCACTGCACCTCCTGCTGAGTCACGGGGGAAACTGATTCTCCTTAACTTGGTCTGAGCCAGAACTGACCAGACGGTGGTTGGGTAAGAAGCCCATCCGATTTCCCCGAAACAGAGCAGGAACTTGTGGGGTCCTCTGTGGTACAAGTCCTTTCCATGtcccttcttttttgtttataagaaataggcttcattcagcctctttGATCTTCCCCGAGTTCCAATgggcagattcaaacagctgCTCATCAGGGAAGCGGGGGTGATgcagagacaaaggaggaagagtcgagaaacaatagtgcagccttggagCAGggtgctggttcctcctcaaggaatagaCATAATGtctctgagttcttctgcaggaactaagccccccacccccccgggtGGAgaatggtaacttcaggctgagcacaagattcctggagcccCGCCCTGTTCCCTCCCCgccaaccaatcagaagacagtcacacaccctgcagccctcacccagATTTTCCTATAGAAACTTCTTCCCCAAAACCATCCGGGGCTTTAGGTTTTTCAAGCGTGAGCCGCCCTTCCTCCTTGCtgagccctgcaataaacctttctggGCTCCAAACTCCTATGTTTCGGTTTGTTCAGCCTCACGGTGCCTCGGGCACACAATCTTTAGTTCAGTAACACCTCCATCCTCTACTATCCCCGAGGAACAGGCAAAGGTGGCTACCTGCCTCCAACCCTCCGCTCTATTTCCAGTGGTCCAGCCCCTGGACCTGGGCACTCCTGGctcaggcctccctcctcccagaatTGTCCAGATATGCCTGGGTTGGAAGaaaagttgggggtggggtccCTGATCACCCCAGCAGCCTTAGCAAGCTCCCAGATATGGGCACACCATGTCTGTCTGAATTAACTGACAttcagggcctgggaggggggcCAAAAACATACCACCTGTCCCCTAGATATCTTGAATAAAAGTCAGAGACTGGAGGTACTCCAAAACAGGGGCACCCCCACATCTGTTTGAATTAACTTTTAGGTCCTGGACATTGTCCCTCATCCCTGGTCTGGCTGTCTGGACcttgaaatccaa contains these protein-coding regions:
- the SDS gene encoding L-serine dehydratase/L-threonine deaminase, translated to MASGEPLHVKSPLRDSMTLSKVAGTTVYLKIDSSQPSGSFKIRGIGHLCKTWAERGCEHFVCSSAGNAGMAAAYAARKLNIPATIVVPSTTPALTIQRLNNEGAAVKVVGETLDEAIKLAKDLVRNNQGWVYVPPFDDPLIWEGHSSIVKELKETMKEKPGAIVLAVGGGGLLCGVAQGLLEVGWGDVPIITMETIGAESFYASTKAGRLVTLPRITSVAKALGVTTVAAQAMKVFQEQPILSEVVSDQEAVAAIEKFADDEKILVEPACGAALAAIYSKVVQKLQGEGKLCTPLSSVVVIVCGGSNISLAQLQALKEQLGLNRLPQ